In Nycticebus coucang isolate mNycCou1 chromosome 9, mNycCou1.pri, whole genome shotgun sequence, the following are encoded in one genomic region:
- the MPIG6B gene encoding megakaryocyte and platelet inhibitory receptor G6b isoform X4: MALFLQLLPLLLSRAQGDLGASLDGRPGDRVNLSCGGVSHPIRWAWAPSFPACKGLSKGRRPILWASTSGIPTVPPLQLFAGRLRSLDPGIRQLELLLSAGDSGTFFCRGRHEDESRTVLHVLGDRADCRVPESTHGSVYPQVLIPLLGAVMLLGLGALGVVWWLRWRSPPSPLRPPPRFVPLVKLEPQRPVKEEEPKIPGDLDQEPNLLYADLDYMALQRPLRLSTVVPADANTIYAVVV; the protein is encoded by the exons ATGGCCCTGTTTCTGCAGCTACTGCCTCTGCTGCTCTCAAGGGCCCAAGGGGACCTAGGAG CTTCTCTGGACGGTCGCCCTGGGGACCGGGTGAATCTCTCCTGCGGAGGGGTCTCACACCCCATCCGCTGGGCCTGGGCGCCTAGTTTCCCGGCCTGCAAGGGCCTGTCCAAAGGACGCCGCCCGATCTTGTGGGCCTCGACGAGCGGGATCCCCACCGTGCCTCCGCTCCAGCTCTTCGCCGGGCGCCTACGCTCCCTGGACCCTGGTATCCGACAGCTGGAGCTCCTTTTGAGCGCGGGGGATTCGGGCACCTTTTTCTGCAGAGGCCGCCACGAGGACGAGAGCCGTACGGTGCTTCACGTGCTGGGGGACAGGGCCGATTGCCGGGTCCCGGAGTCTACCCACG GGTCCGTGTATCCCCAGGTGCTGATCCCGCTGCTGGGCGCTGTGATGCTGCTGGGACTGGGAGCTTTGGGCGTGGTCTGGTGGCTGCGCTG GCGCTCGCCCCCATCCCCGCTTCGACCACCTCCCAGATTTG TTCCACTGGTGAAACTCGAGCCTCAGAGGCCAGTAAAAGAGGAGGAGCCCAAGATTCCAGGGGACCTGGATCAGGAACCG aaCCTACTCTATGCGGATCTGGACTACATGGCCCTCCAAAGACCTCTGCGGCTGTCCACAGTGGTGCCTGCTGATGCCAACACCATCTATGCAGTTGTAGTTTGA
- the MPIG6B gene encoding megakaryocyte and platelet inhibitory receptor G6b isoform X2, producing the protein MALFLQLLPLLLSRAQGDLGASLDGRPGDRVNLSCGGVSHPIRWAWAPSFPACKGLSKGRRPILWASTSGIPTVPPLQLFAGRLRSLDPGIRQLELLLSAGDSGTFFCRGRHEDESRTVLHVLGDRADCRVPESTHGARPHPRFDHLPDLLCPPHIVPLVKLEPQRPVKEEEPKIPGDLDQEPNLLYADLDYMALQRPLRLSTVVPADANTIYAVVV; encoded by the exons ATGGCCCTGTTTCTGCAGCTACTGCCTCTGCTGCTCTCAAGGGCCCAAGGGGACCTAGGAG CTTCTCTGGACGGTCGCCCTGGGGACCGGGTGAATCTCTCCTGCGGAGGGGTCTCACACCCCATCCGCTGGGCCTGGGCGCCTAGTTTCCCGGCCTGCAAGGGCCTGTCCAAAGGACGCCGCCCGATCTTGTGGGCCTCGACGAGCGGGATCCCCACCGTGCCTCCGCTCCAGCTCTTCGCCGGGCGCCTACGCTCCCTGGACCCTGGTATCCGACAGCTGGAGCTCCTTTTGAGCGCGGGGGATTCGGGCACCTTTTTCTGCAGAGGCCGCCACGAGGACGAGAGCCGTACGGTGCTTCACGTGCTGGGGGACAGGGCCGATTGCCGGGTCCCGGAGTCTACCCACG GCGCTCGCCCCCATCCCCGCTTCGACCACCTCCCAGATTTG CTCTGTCCCCCCCACATAGTTCCACTGGTGAAACTCGAGCCTCAGAGGCCAGTAAAAGAGGAGGAGCCCAAGATTCCAGGGGACCTGGATCAGGAACCG aaCCTACTCTATGCGGATCTGGACTACATGGCCCTCCAAAGACCTCTGCGGCTGTCCACAGTGGTGCCTGCTGATGCCAACACCATCTATGCAGTTGTAGTTTGA
- the MPIG6B gene encoding megakaryocyte and platelet inhibitory receptor G6b isoform X1 encodes MALFLQLLPLLLSRAQGDLGASLDGRPGDRVNLSCGGVSHPIRWAWAPSFPACKGLSKGRRPILWASTSGIPTVPPLQLFAGRLRSLDPGIRQLELLLSAGDSGTFFCRGRHEDESRTVLHVLGDRADCRVPESTHGSVYPQVLIPLLGAVMLLGLGALGVVWWLRWRSPPSPLRPPPRFALSPPHSSTGETRASEASKRGGAQDSRGPGSGTEPTLCGSGLHGPPKTSAAVHSGAC; translated from the exons ATGGCCCTGTTTCTGCAGCTACTGCCTCTGCTGCTCTCAAGGGCCCAAGGGGACCTAGGAG CTTCTCTGGACGGTCGCCCTGGGGACCGGGTGAATCTCTCCTGCGGAGGGGTCTCACACCCCATCCGCTGGGCCTGGGCGCCTAGTTTCCCGGCCTGCAAGGGCCTGTCCAAAGGACGCCGCCCGATCTTGTGGGCCTCGACGAGCGGGATCCCCACCGTGCCTCCGCTCCAGCTCTTCGCCGGGCGCCTACGCTCCCTGGACCCTGGTATCCGACAGCTGGAGCTCCTTTTGAGCGCGGGGGATTCGGGCACCTTTTTCTGCAGAGGCCGCCACGAGGACGAGAGCCGTACGGTGCTTCACGTGCTGGGGGACAGGGCCGATTGCCGGGTCCCGGAGTCTACCCACG GGTCCGTGTATCCCCAGGTGCTGATCCCGCTGCTGGGCGCTGTGATGCTGCTGGGACTGGGAGCTTTGGGCGTGGTCTGGTGGCTGCGCTG GCGCTCGCCCCCATCCCCGCTTCGACCACCTCCCAGATTTG CTCTGTCCCCCCCACATAGTTCCACTGGTGAAACTCGAGCCTCAGAGGCCAGTAAAAGAGGAGGAGCCCAAGATTCCAGGGGACCTGGATCAGGAACCG aaCCTACTCTATGCGGATCTGGACTACATGGCCCTCCAAAGACCTCTGCGGCTGTCCACAGTGGTGCCTGCTGA
- the MPIG6B gene encoding megakaryocyte and platelet inhibitory receptor G6b isoform X3, producing the protein MALFLQLLPLLLSRAQGDLGASLDGRPGDRVNLSCGGVSHPIRWAWAPSFPACKGLSKGRRPILWASTSGIPTVPPLQLFAGRLRSLDPGIRQLELLLSAGDSGTFFCRGRHEDESRTVLHVLGDRADCRVPESTHALSPPHSSTGETRASEASKRGGAQDSRGPGSGTEPTLCGSGLHGPPKTSAAVHSGAC; encoded by the exons ATGGCCCTGTTTCTGCAGCTACTGCCTCTGCTGCTCTCAAGGGCCCAAGGGGACCTAGGAG CTTCTCTGGACGGTCGCCCTGGGGACCGGGTGAATCTCTCCTGCGGAGGGGTCTCACACCCCATCCGCTGGGCCTGGGCGCCTAGTTTCCCGGCCTGCAAGGGCCTGTCCAAAGGACGCCGCCCGATCTTGTGGGCCTCGACGAGCGGGATCCCCACCGTGCCTCCGCTCCAGCTCTTCGCCGGGCGCCTACGCTCCCTGGACCCTGGTATCCGACAGCTGGAGCTCCTTTTGAGCGCGGGGGATTCGGGCACCTTTTTCTGCAGAGGCCGCCACGAGGACGAGAGCCGTACGGTGCTTCACGTGCTGGGGGACAGGGCCGATTGCCGGGTCCCGGAGTCTACCCACG CTCTGTCCCCCCCACATAGTTCCACTGGTGAAACTCGAGCCTCAGAGGCCAGTAAAAGAGGAGGAGCCCAAGATTCCAGGGGACCTGGATCAGGAACCG aaCCTACTCTATGCGGATCTGGACTACATGGCCCTCCAAAGACCTCTGCGGCTGTCCACAGTGGTGCCTGCTGA